In Acidobacteriota bacterium, one genomic interval encodes:
- a CDS encoding zinc ribbon domain-containing protein, which produces MPIYKYTCEKCGSHVEVIQRISDAPPKRCEKCGGKVKKAVSRTSFQLKGSGWYASDYSRKDSPASKDQMEKGADKKSESVPDKTSESVSKTTASGDKD; this is translated from the coding sequence ATGCCTATCTACAAATACACCTGTGAGAAGTGCGGCTCCCACGTCGAGGTCATTCAGAGAATAAGCGACGCCCCGCCCAAGCGATGCGAGAAGTGCGGCGGCAAGGTCAAGAAAGCGGTCTCTCGCACGAGCTTTCAACTCAAAGGCTCAGGTTGGTACGCGAGCGATTACTCGCGCAAGGACTCGCCTGCGAGCAAGGATCAAATGGAAAAGGGCGCCGATAAGAAATCCGAAAGCGTGCCCGATAAGACATCCGAAAGCGTGTCTAAGACCACGGCTTCCGGGGACAAAGATTAG